Proteins encoded in a region of the Odocoileus virginianus isolate 20LAN1187 ecotype Illinois chromosome 9, Ovbor_1.2, whole genome shotgun sequence genome:
- the TLDC2 gene encoding TLD domain-containing protein 2 isoform X2 translates to MKSLRWRYTRLPSQVEDALSGEEDKEEEEEKEEETTPAPAPVPECPVAPQLAGASQVLGASEMSQLSLHLPPRVTGYSWRLAFCTSRDGFSLRSLYRQMEGHSGPVLLVLRDQDGQMFGAFSSSALRLSKGFYGTGETFLFSFSPQLKVFKWTGSNSFFVKGDLDSLMMGCGRCVS, encoded by the exons ATGAAAAGTCTCCGCTGGCGTTACACTCGACTG CCCAGCCAGGTGGAGGATGCTCTGTCTGGGGAGGAGgacaaggaagaggaggaggaaaaggaggaggagacaaccccagccccagctccgGTTCCTGAATGCCCCGTGGCGCCCCAGCTGGCAGGAGCCAGCCAGGTTCTGGGAGCCTCGGAGATGAGTCAG CTCAGTCTCCACCTGCCCCCGAGAGTCACTGGATACTCCTGGAGGCTGGCTTTCTGCACGTCGAGGGACGGCTTCAGTCTGCGGAGCCTGTACAGGCAGATGGAGGGCCACAGTGGGCCGGTGCTGCTGGTGCTGAGAGACCAGGACGGCCAG ATGTTTGGCGCCTTTTCCTCCTCGGCCCTTCGACTCAGCAAAGGCTTCTACGGTACTGGCGAgaccttcctcttctccttctctccaCAACTGAAg GTCTTCAAGTGGACAGGAAGCAACTCTTTCTTTGTGAAAGGCGACTTGGATTCTCTGATGATGGGCTGTGGCAGGTGCGTGTCCTAG
- the TLDC2 gene encoding TLD domain-containing protein 2 isoform X1, with amino-acid sequence MKSLRWRYTRLPSQVEDALSGEEDKEEEEEKEEETTPAPAPVPECPVAPQLAGASQVLGASEMSQLSLHLPPRVTGYSWRLAFCTSRDGFSLRSLYRQMEGHSGPVLLVLRDQDGQMFGAFSSSALRLSKGFYGTGETFLFSFSPQLKVFKWTGSNSFFVKGDLDSLMMGCGSGRFGLWLDGDLYRGGSHPCATFNNEVLARQEQFCISEVEAWVLS; translated from the exons ATGAAAAGTCTCCGCTGGCGTTACACTCGACTG CCCAGCCAGGTGGAGGATGCTCTGTCTGGGGAGGAGgacaaggaagaggaggaggaaaaggaggaggagacaaccccagccccagctccgGTTCCTGAATGCCCCGTGGCGCCCCAGCTGGCAGGAGCCAGCCAGGTTCTGGGAGCCTCGGAGATGAGTCAG CTCAGTCTCCACCTGCCCCCGAGAGTCACTGGATACTCCTGGAGGCTGGCTTTCTGCACGTCGAGGGACGGCTTCAGTCTGCGGAGCCTGTACAGGCAGATGGAGGGCCACAGTGGGCCGGTGCTGCTGGTGCTGAGAGACCAGGACGGCCAG ATGTTTGGCGCCTTTTCCTCCTCGGCCCTTCGACTCAGCAAAGGCTTCTACGGTACTGGCGAgaccttcctcttctccttctctccaCAACTGAAg GTCTTCAAGTGGACAGGAAGCAACTCTTTCTTTGTGAAAGGCGACTTGGATTCTCTGATGATGGGCTGTGGCAG TGGCCGCTTTGGGCTGTGGTTGGATGGAGACTTGTACCGCGGGGGGAGCCACCCCTGTGCGACCTTCAACAATGAGGTGCTGGCCCGGCAGGAGCAGTTCTGCATCAGTGAGGTGGAGGCCTGGGTCCTGAGCTGA